The following coding sequences are from one Paenibacillus tundrae window:
- a CDS encoding CdaR family protein, translating to MDKWFNNNNFAKILALAVSLLLWFMIHLDEVPTTPTIATGSTSRIVERTVPVQPYGLDSNSYVLTSLSTDEVRLEIKGQRSMLTSIFTNDDYKVLVDLSEVKDGSNTLPLVPDLPSGVEVVSMEPSMVTVNVEKLGTKSFNVNIVPEGEPSAGYTAGTPVVEPSGAVKVTLPEGQLEAVAKVQGSVSVKDAKDDITQKKVKLQAYDAEGKVIDNAVISPETVEVRVPVNQPYTSIPLRIKYSGQLPEGLVLSKVEPNVKEVSVYGTEEALAGIRSYDQLTLDLTQFEQAGESTVNLDLTPPSGFEKIEPSSIQLKVTVAPYDEKEETTKVFPNVPITLTGIGNGLDSELVTPKSGGLNITLKGSSSMLEGLSSDDIKLSADLHGLAVGNHEVQVTADLPRFAELDETSNDLSATVKITEKADETTVTPGEDATDEDTVGPEPSPVEVENGDTEPAPEEEETESNTETQEQTPQGNVPNRGNTNSNSNANSSGSNP from the coding sequence ATGGATAAATGGTTCAATAACAATAACTTTGCGAAAATTCTTGCCCTAGCGGTCAGTTTACTGCTCTGGTTCATGATTCATCTCGATGAGGTTCCAACTACGCCCACCATTGCAACAGGGTCAACAAGTCGTATTGTGGAGCGTACAGTGCCTGTCCAGCCTTATGGACTAGACAGCAATTCGTATGTACTTACATCCTTAAGTACGGATGAGGTTCGTTTAGAGATCAAAGGACAGCGTTCTATGTTGACCTCTATTTTTACGAATGATGATTACAAAGTGCTTGTGGATCTCAGCGAAGTGAAGGATGGCTCGAATACATTACCACTTGTACCCGATCTGCCATCCGGCGTTGAGGTCGTCAGTATGGAGCCTTCAATGGTCACGGTGAACGTGGAAAAACTGGGCACCAAATCCTTCAATGTGAATATTGTACCCGAAGGAGAACCATCAGCTGGATACACTGCTGGAACGCCTGTGGTTGAGCCTTCAGGTGCAGTTAAGGTAACTCTCCCCGAAGGACAGTTGGAGGCTGTAGCGAAGGTTCAGGGCAGTGTGAGCGTGAAGGATGCAAAGGATGATATAACACAGAAAAAAGTGAAGCTTCAAGCATATGATGCAGAAGGTAAGGTAATCGATAATGCAGTTATCTCACCGGAAACGGTGGAAGTGCGAGTTCCGGTTAATCAGCCCTATACATCCATACCCTTGAGGATCAAATATTCGGGACAACTGCCGGAAGGATTGGTTCTGTCTAAGGTAGAACCTAACGTGAAAGAAGTCTCGGTTTACGGAACAGAGGAGGCGCTTGCGGGTATCCGGTCCTACGACCAACTAACCCTGGATCTTACTCAGTTTGAACAAGCCGGGGAATCGACAGTTAACCTGGACTTGACGCCGCCTTCCGGTTTTGAGAAAATCGAGCCTAGTTCGATTCAGCTTAAGGTAACTGTAGCGCCATACGATGAAAAAGAAGAGACGACCAAAGTCTTTCCGAACGTACCGATAACCCTCACGGGGATTGGCAACGGATTGGATAGTGAATTGGTTACACCCAAGAGTGGTGGGCTCAACATCACACTCAAGGGTTCTTCAAGTATGCTCGAAGGTTTGAGCAGCGATGATATCAAGCTGTCCGCAGATCTTCATGGTTTAGCAGTGGGTAATCACGAGGTACAGGTGACTGCCGATCTGCCACGATTCGCCGAACTCGATGAAACATCCAATGATTTGAGTGCCACGGTCAAAATTACTGAAAAAGCGGATGAAACTACGGTTACTCCTGGCGAAGACGCCACGGATGAAGATACGGTGGGACCGGAGCCTTCACCTGTAGAAGTGGAGAATGGTGATACGGAGCCTGCTCCTGAAGAGGAAGAAACCGAATCGAATACGGAAACACAGGAGCAGACTCCACAAGGCAACGTACCGAATCGGGGAAATACGAATAGCAATAGTAACGCAAACAGTAGTGGATCAAATCCATAG
- the glmM gene encoding phosphoglucosamine mutase: MGKYFGTDGVRGVANKELTAELAYSIGRCGGYVLAGGVERPKVVIGMDTRISGLMLESALVAGLLSIGADVIRIGVVSTPGVAYLTRVLKADAGVMISASHNPVEDNGIKFFGGDGFKLSDETENRIEELMDAETDQLPRPVGGGLGTVTVDEQSRFRYLDFLKTTVNESFSGLKVVLDCANGAAYELAPKLFSELGAEVIAIGAEPNGLNINEQCGSTHPEHLKQEVLKHKADLGLAFDGDADRLIAIDETGAEVDGDFILCICGDAMNRAGKLKDSTVVSTVMSNIGFYKATEKLALKTAKTAVGDRYVMEEMRRGGYNLGGEQSGHVIFLDYNTTGDGMLTAIQLVDTLKASGKKLSELKSLMTQYPQVLVNVRVQDKSKYEGNTAIGEAIAVVEKQLGDNGRVLVRASGTESLIRVMAEGPDKVELEQFVAQIADVVQKELV, translated from the coding sequence ATGGGGAAATATTTTGGTACAGACGGTGTAAGAGGGGTTGCTAATAAAGAACTAACAGCAGAACTTGCGTATAGCATTGGACGTTGTGGGGGTTACGTACTTGCAGGTGGCGTGGAAAGACCGAAAGTAGTCATTGGTATGGATACTCGGATCTCGGGTCTCATGCTTGAATCTGCACTTGTGGCAGGTCTGTTGTCCATTGGTGCAGATGTCATCCGAATCGGTGTTGTATCCACTCCTGGTGTAGCATATCTTACACGTGTATTGAAGGCTGATGCGGGTGTTATGATCTCTGCTTCACACAATCCGGTTGAGGATAACGGGATTAAGTTCTTTGGTGGAGATGGTTTCAAACTGTCGGACGAAACAGAAAACCGGATCGAAGAATTAATGGATGCGGAGACAGACCAATTGCCACGTCCTGTAGGTGGTGGTCTAGGTACGGTGACTGTTGATGAGCAGTCTCGATTCCGCTATTTGGATTTCTTGAAAACAACCGTTAATGAATCGTTCTCTGGACTCAAAGTTGTGCTCGACTGTGCGAACGGAGCTGCCTATGAACTGGCACCGAAATTGTTCAGTGAACTAGGTGCAGAAGTCATTGCAATTGGTGCTGAGCCTAACGGCCTGAATATTAATGAGCAATGTGGGTCTACACATCCTGAGCACTTGAAACAAGAGGTGCTGAAACATAAGGCAGACCTGGGTCTTGCTTTTGACGGAGACGCGGATCGACTGATTGCTATTGATGAGACAGGTGCAGAAGTCGATGGGGACTTCATCCTGTGTATCTGTGGGGATGCGATGAACCGTGCCGGCAAACTGAAGGATAGTACTGTTGTATCTACCGTAATGAGTAATATCGGGTTCTACAAAGCAACAGAGAAGCTGGCACTCAAAACAGCTAAGACGGCAGTAGGTGACCGATATGTCATGGAGGAGATGCGTCGCGGTGGGTATAACCTGGGCGGAGAGCAATCTGGTCATGTTATTTTCCTGGACTACAATACAACGGGTGACGGCATGCTGACTGCGATTCAACTCGTGGATACACTGAAGGCATCTGGCAAGAAACTGAGCGAACTGAAATCACTCATGACGCAGTACCCACAGGTATTGGTTAATGTACGTGTTCAGGATAAGAGTAAATATGAAGGCAATACCGCAATTGGAGAAGCTATTGCCGTTGTTGAGAAACAGCTTGGCGATAACGGCCGCGTATTAGTACGTGCCTCAGGTACCGAGTCACTGATTCGTGTCATGGCGGAAGGGCCGGATAAGGTAGAACTGGAGCAATTTGTAGCTCAAATTGCTGATGTCGTACAGAAAGAATTAGTATAA
- the cdaA gene encoding diadenylate cyclase CdaA, with protein MNYFADLTWKESIKDVIDILIVTYIMYKLILLVRGTRAVQLLKGILFLVLIWALSTWLNLYTLKWLMNQMFTFGVVAVFIIFQPELRRGLEQLGRGKLFGRSAAASDEELTVLIGEIIKSVNYLSRRKIGALVVFERETGLNDYTESGIQMQSLVSSELMINIFIPNTPLHDGAVIIQGKQISAAACYLPLSENPFISKELGTRHRAAIGITEVADAVCLVVSEETGQVSLAMNGQVVRDIKEESLIAKLYEELRPTSNLNKKNSWTTFWKRKGGRNNG; from the coding sequence ATGAATTATTTTGCTGACTTAACGTGGAAAGAGTCCATTAAGGACGTTATCGATATATTGATTGTTACCTATATTATGTACAAACTGATTCTGCTTGTACGGGGTACGCGTGCGGTTCAGCTTCTCAAAGGGATTCTATTCCTTGTGCTGATCTGGGCTCTAAGCACGTGGCTTAACCTGTATACACTCAAGTGGTTGATGAACCAGATGTTTACGTTTGGTGTCGTTGCGGTATTTATTATCTTCCAACCGGAGCTTCGTCGTGGTCTGGAGCAATTGGGACGAGGTAAGCTATTTGGACGTTCAGCGGCAGCAAGTGATGAAGAATTAACCGTGTTAATCGGTGAGATTATTAAGTCTGTCAATTATTTGTCACGACGTAAAATCGGTGCACTCGTTGTATTTGAACGGGAAACCGGTCTCAATGATTACACCGAATCAGGTATCCAGATGCAGTCTCTCGTCAGCTCGGAGCTGATGATTAATATCTTTATTCCAAATACACCATTACATGATGGTGCGGTCATTATTCAGGGTAAACAGATTTCTGCGGCAGCCTGCTATTTGCCTTTATCCGAGAATCCGTTTATCAGCAAAGAACTGGGTACACGTCACCGTGCAGCGATTGGTATTACCGAAGTTGCAGATGCCGTATGTTTGGTGGTCTCTGAGGAGACTGGCCAAGTATCGCTGGCAATGAATGGACAAGTGGTGCGTGACATCAAGGAAGAATCACTCATTGCGAAACTGTATGAGGAGCTGCGCCCTACATCCAATCTGAATAAAAAGAATAGCTGGACTACCTTCTGGAAACGGAAGGGGGGACGTAACAATGGATAA
- the sigW gene encoding RNA polymerase sigma factor SigW: MDNLENRLLKLVLKGDQRAFAEIVELYKDKLFHLAYRMLNNRHEAEDVVQETFLRVFRNMEKYDPNQKFSTWIYRIATNLCIDRLRRKKPSYSLDAELNDQEGSDGYAMLPSDDRTPESEALLSETQTLIREAIDSLPAKYKSVMILRYLQDLSLQEISDVTGMPVTTIKTRVHRGRDFLRKKLEYKL, translated from the coding sequence GTGGACAATTTAGAGAACAGGCTACTAAAGCTGGTGCTTAAGGGTGATCAGCGAGCCTTTGCAGAGATCGTTGAATTATATAAGGACAAACTGTTTCATTTGGCATACCGGATGCTGAACAACCGTCATGAGGCTGAAGACGTTGTACAGGAGACGTTTTTGCGTGTGTTTCGAAATATGGAGAAATATGATCCGAATCAGAAGTTTTCCACCTGGATCTACCGGATCGCGACGAACTTGTGTATCGACCGGCTGCGCAGGAAGAAGCCTTCTTACTCCTTGGATGCGGAACTGAATGATCAGGAAGGATCTGACGGTTATGCGATGCTCCCGAGTGATGATCGTACTCCTGAGAGCGAAGCGCTATTGTCAGAAACACAAACACTCATTCGTGAGGCCATTGACAGTTTACCCGCCAAATATAAATCAGTGATGATTTTAAGATATTTACAGGACTTGTCGTTACAGGAAATTAGTGATGTCACGGGCATGCCCGTAACAACGATCAAAACACGTGTACACCGTGGTCGTGATTTTTTACGCAAAAAACTTGAATATAAGCTGTAA
- a CDS encoding MerR family transcriptional regulator produces the protein MKINEVSKRINLPISTLRYYEKVGIITEEYVLRDQNNYRIYTPGIIQHLEVVKQCLAVGFTIQDIESMISKNGFSESEQSAIIQGKISEIEEAQLQLEHAKQSLNDILRSNITCEDGFGKY, from the coding sequence GTGAAAATTAACGAAGTATCTAAACGAATCAACCTTCCCATATCAACGCTCCGTTACTATGAGAAGGTTGGGATTATTACCGAGGAGTATGTGCTGAGAGATCAGAATAACTATCGGATATATACCCCAGGTATCATTCAGCACTTGGAAGTTGTTAAGCAATGCTTGGCCGTTGGATTTACGATTCAGGACATAGAGTCCATGATCTCGAAGAATGGGTTCTCCGAAAGCGAACAAAGTGCTATCATTCAGGGGAAAATATCTGAAATCGAAGAGGCTCAGCTCCAGTTAGAGCATGCGAAACAAAGTCTTAACGATATTCTTAGATCAAACATTACGTGTGAGGATGGATTTGGGAAATACTAA
- a CDS encoding glycosyl hydrolase family 28-related protein, producing the protein MFKGLKKKVRLSLLLLVATAFVVQGATVRTGVVQAADNVIRATDFGVKANSKNAQTKEIQNALKYFYDRGMEGTVYFPKGTYYVDESIRLYAGVSLTGDGIGQTIFKKTGSSSQYVIGNPILRNQSNRINVRISNLTIDADRENREARGASQVGGIIIDIPVSHLTLDQIEIRDTTIGALLRRTKDSEITNSRFDRNNGHAIATGHESYPAGEFSNVQIINNQISNSGGGSGINLSRATNTTVSGNQIINRTHQSDGYAGIRIPNDGANNTITNNVIENYPRGIFVLTGATGNNVFGNTIKNASLQGLLVQASGNTFTDNEFIQTNTSLKPDAVIRLDGSNQNKVIGNEMTTHSGFSITGIRLTNSSSNEIKNNVTDTSGKSISIEGGSGNVNTGNRNR; encoded by the coding sequence ATGTTTAAAGGTTTAAAGAAAAAGGTTCGTCTTAGCCTACTGCTTCTTGTCGCTACTGCCTTTGTTGTTCAAGGGGCTACAGTCAGAACGGGCGTGGTTCAAGCAGCAGACAATGTGATTAGGGCAACCGATTTTGGGGTTAAAGCCAATTCGAAGAACGCTCAAACGAAAGAAATTCAAAATGCTTTGAAGTATTTCTATGACCGAGGAATGGAAGGAACCGTTTATTTTCCAAAAGGTACATACTATGTCGATGAGTCTATTCGGTTATATGCCGGAGTTAGTCTGACCGGTGATGGGATTGGGCAAACCATTTTCAAAAAGACAGGCTCTTCTAGCCAATATGTCATCGGTAATCCGATTCTCCGTAATCAATCCAATCGTATCAACGTGAGAATCTCCAATCTGACCATTGATGCCGATCGTGAAAATCGAGAAGCTCGCGGTGCTAGTCAGGTAGGTGGAATTATTATTGATATTCCTGTCTCCCACCTCACACTTGACCAGATCGAGATCCGAGATACAACCATAGGAGCTTTGTTACGTAGAACGAAAGATTCCGAGATCACCAACAGTCGCTTTGACCGGAACAATGGACATGCCATTGCTACAGGGCACGAAAGCTACCCAGCTGGTGAGTTTAGCAACGTGCAAATTATAAACAATCAAATTTCAAATTCGGGCGGCGGTAGCGGAATTAACCTGTCTCGCGCAACCAATACCACCGTGTCTGGCAATCAGATCATTAACCGTACCCACCAATCCGACGGCTATGCTGGTATTCGTATCCCTAATGACGGCGCCAACAACACCATTACAAACAACGTGATCGAGAACTATCCACGGGGTATCTTTGTACTAACAGGAGCAACCGGAAATAACGTATTCGGAAATACAATCAAAAATGCCTCTCTTCAAGGTCTCTTGGTGCAAGCAAGTGGTAATACCTTTACAGACAATGAATTTATCCAAACGAACACTTCGCTTAAACCAGATGCGGTTATTCGTCTAGACGGCTCCAACCAGAACAAAGTGATTGGTAATGAGATGACAACTCACTCCGGTTTCTCCATAACCGGTATACGTCTTACCAACTCTAGCTCAAATGAAATTAAGAACAATGTTACCGATACCTCAGGCAAGTCCATCAGTATTGAGGGTGGAAGTGGCAACGTAAATACAGGTAACCGTAATCGCTAA
- the tnpA gene encoding IS200/IS605 family transposase, with product MSSDVNSLAHTKWNCKYHIVFAPKYRRQVIYGKLKQDIGKILRQLCERKNVEIIEAEACKDHIHMLVSIPPKLSVSAFIGYLKGKSSLMIFDRHASLKYRYGNRKFWCKGFYVDTVGRNKKVIQEYIQNQLQEDIVAEQITMAEYIDPFTGEETKEQRKKKK from the coding sequence ATGTCATCTGATGTGAACAGTTTAGCACATACAAAATGGAATTGTAAGTATCATATCGTGTTTGCTCCAAAGTACAGAAGACAAGTGATTTACGGAAAATTGAAACAAGACATCGGAAAGATATTGAGACAATTATGTGAGCGAAAAAATGTAGAGATTATTGAAGCGGAAGCGTGTAAAGACCATATTCACATGTTGGTGAGTATCCCACCAAAACTTAGTGTGTCAGCATTTATAGGATATTTAAAGGGAAAGAGCAGCCTAATGATCTTTGACAGACATGCTAGTCTAAAGTATCGATATGGAAATCGGAAGTTCTGGTGTAAAGGATTTTATGTAGATACGGTCGGAAGGAACAAGAAAGTGATACAGGAATATATCCAAAATCAATTGCAGGAAGACATCGTCGCAGAACAAATAACCATGGCGGAGTACATCGATCCATTTACAGGCGAAGAAACAAAGGAGCAACGAAAGAAGAAGAAATAG
- a CDS encoding zf-HC2 domain-containing protein encodes MDCNSAVSLMHECLDESLSPAQKIELKGHLVTCPECRMRFKELEQTEMLLFAMKHYSPSASDELTNRIMNALPQPKKQQFWLKWVKGHPALTAAAFFLVVMLFSAWSFWDQNNEMVVKGNNLDQIVIEGNTVIIPEGKSIAGDLTIENGTAQVYGDVDGNLTIIDGQLFQASTAHISGQVKSIDQALDWFWYKITNMVNEVAYR; translated from the coding sequence ATGGATTGCAACTCGGCCGTCTCTTTAATGCATGAATGTTTGGATGAGTCGTTGTCCCCGGCACAGAAGATTGAACTGAAAGGTCATCTTGTAACGTGTCCGGAGTGTCGCATGCGCTTTAAAGAGTTAGAACAGACGGAAATGCTCCTTTTTGCCATGAAACATTATTCACCGTCTGCCTCGGATGAGCTGACCAATCGAATTATGAACGCTCTGCCCCAGCCCAAGAAACAGCAGTTTTGGCTCAAATGGGTCAAAGGACATCCCGCGCTGACGGCGGCAGCCTTCTTTTTGGTCGTGATGCTCTTTAGTGCTTGGAGTTTCTGGGATCAGAATAACGAAATGGTCGTTAAAGGGAATAATCTGGATCAGATCGTCATTGAAGGAAACACGGTTATTATTCCGGAAGGCAAGTCAATTGCGGGCGATCTTACTATAGAGAATGGAACCGCCCAGGTATACGGTGACGTAGACGGCAATTTGACGATCATCGACGGACAATTGTTTCAGGCATCAACAGCGCATATCTCTGGTCAGGTAAAAAGTATCGATCAGGCGCTAGATTGGTTCTGGTACAAAATAACCAATATGGTGAACGAAGTAGCTTACCGCTAG
- the glmS gene encoding glutamine--fructose-6-phosphate transaminase (isomerizing), with protein MCGIVGYIGNKNTQSVLVEGLKKLEYRGYDSAGIAVFTPEGLQITKALGRLANLEAKLEGAPLVGNAGIGHTRWATHGKPSDENSHPHTDESQKFSVVHNGIIENYLELKDELMAEGHTFTSETDTEVISHLIAREYDGDIVKAVQKVITLMRGAFALGVLTEYEPEKLVAVRQASPLIIGVGEGENFIGSDIPAILEHTRNVYILNDGEMAVLTHDAVELMTIEGNFISREMIHVDWDAVTAEKGGFEHFMLKEIHEQPKAYRDTMLGRIDNEGKKVQLPELNMTEEQIKNIRNIQIIACGTAYHAGLVGRTIIEQLVRIPVETDVASEYRYRSPIVNKDTLVIVVSQSGETADTLAALREAQSNGAHVLAVTNVVGSSIARDANDVIATLAGPEIAVASTKAYTSQLIAFNLLGLYLAQVRGTQTAEEIEHMLAAMQALPEQVESMLEQADAIKGYAEQISKHQHLFFIGRGLDYAVAQEGSLKLKEISYIHSEAYAAGELKHGTLALIEDGIPVIALATQENVLEKTVSNIKEVKARGADVLAITYEEHVASLLKSVDQAFAIPKTLPLLSPALSVVALQLLAYYASLALGHDVDKPRNLAKSVTVE; from the coding sequence ATGTGCGGTATTGTTGGATATATTGGTAATAAGAACACTCAATCGGTATTGGTCGAAGGTCTGAAGAAGCTCGAGTATCGTGGTTATGATTCTGCGGGTATTGCTGTATTTACACCAGAAGGTCTGCAAATCACCAAAGCGCTTGGACGTCTCGCGAACCTTGAAGCTAAACTGGAAGGTGCACCGCTGGTAGGTAACGCGGGAATCGGACACACACGTTGGGCAACTCATGGTAAACCTTCGGATGAAAACTCCCACCCACACACGGATGAGAGCCAGAAGTTCTCTGTAGTTCACAACGGTATTATTGAGAACTACTTGGAGCTGAAAGATGAATTGATGGCAGAAGGCCACACATTCACTTCGGAGACAGATACGGAAGTTATCTCCCACTTGATCGCACGTGAGTACGATGGCGATATCGTTAAAGCCGTGCAAAAAGTAATCACGTTGATGCGTGGAGCATTCGCTCTGGGTGTACTGACTGAGTATGAGCCAGAGAAACTCGTAGCTGTGCGTCAAGCTAGCCCATTGATTATCGGTGTTGGTGAAGGCGAGAACTTTATCGGTTCTGATATCCCAGCAATCCTGGAGCATACACGTAACGTGTACATCCTGAATGATGGTGAGATGGCTGTATTGACACATGATGCTGTCGAATTGATGACGATTGAGGGCAATTTTATTTCTCGGGAAATGATTCATGTCGATTGGGATGCTGTAACCGCAGAAAAAGGCGGATTCGAGCACTTCATGCTCAAAGAAATTCATGAGCAACCAAAAGCATATCGTGATACAATGCTGGGTCGCATCGACAATGAAGGCAAAAAAGTTCAGTTGCCTGAGCTGAACATGACTGAAGAGCAAATTAAAAATATTCGTAACATTCAGATCATTGCTTGTGGTACTGCATACCATGCAGGTCTGGTTGGACGTACAATTATTGAGCAATTGGTACGTATTCCGGTAGAAACAGACGTTGCTTCGGAGTACCGTTATCGTTCACCAATCGTGAACAAAGATACCCTTGTAATCGTAGTAAGCCAATCTGGTGAAACTGCGGATACACTTGCTGCACTGCGTGAAGCACAGTCTAATGGCGCGCACGTGTTGGCAGTAACAAACGTTGTGGGCAGTTCCATCGCTCGTGATGCAAATGATGTTATTGCAACGTTGGCAGGACCGGAAATCGCGGTTGCTTCCACGAAAGCATATACATCACAACTGATTGCGTTCAACCTGCTTGGTCTGTATTTGGCACAAGTACGTGGTACACAAACAGCAGAAGAAATCGAGCACATGCTTGCTGCAATGCAAGCTCTGCCTGAGCAAGTAGAATCCATGTTGGAGCAAGCTGATGCAATCAAAGGATATGCAGAGCAAATCTCCAAACATCAACATCTCTTCTTCATCGGCCGTGGTTTGGACTACGCTGTAGCACAAGAAGGTTCGTTGAAACTGAAAGAGATCTCCTACATCCACTCCGAAGCTTATGCTGCGGGTGAGTTGAAGCATGGTACACTCGCATTGATCGAGGACGGTATCCCTGTTATTGCTCTGGCAACACAGGAGAACGTGCTTGAGAAAACGGTGAGTAACATCAAGGAAGTTAAAGCGCGTGGCGCAGATGTACTGGCAATTACGTACGAAGAGCATGTAGCAAGCTTGCTGAAATCCGTGGATCAAGCGTTTGCTATTCCTAAGACGTTGCCATTGCTGAGCCCAGCTCTGTCCGTTGTAGCTCTACAATTGCTTGCATACTATGCATCTCTTGCACTGGGTCACGATGTGGATAAACCACGTAACCTGGCGAAGAGTGTAACAGTTGAGTAA
- a CDS encoding nitroreductase family protein — MNTTTDHFSKTNDFNSIVLERRSVKEYDPDVKISREEMTEILSKASRAPSAINMQPWRFLVIDSAEGKQKIAPLASFNQTQALTSSALIAVFYDAHNIKYMEEIFNKSVELGYMPQEVKEMQMGQAKPYYDSLSTSDLRDINLIDSGLISMQLMLVARAHGYDTNPMAGYDKDQIAEVFGLDKARFQPVMLISIGKAAKAGYPSYRLPVDMITTWA, encoded by the coding sequence ATGAATACAACGACTGACCACTTTAGCAAAACAAATGATTTTAACTCGATCGTTCTAGAACGTCGTTCAGTAAAAGAATACGATCCCGACGTAAAAATTAGCCGCGAAGAAATGACGGAAATCTTGTCGAAGGCTTCCCGCGCTCCATCCGCCATCAACATGCAGCCATGGCGTTTCCTCGTTATTGACAGTGCTGAAGGGAAACAGAAAATTGCACCCCTAGCCTCGTTTAACCAGACGCAGGCGCTAACCTCTTCGGCTCTTATTGCCGTATTTTATGATGCCCACAACATCAAATATATGGAAGAAATTTTCAATAAGTCTGTGGAGCTTGGTTATATGCCGCAAGAGGTTAAGGAGATGCAGATGGGGCAGGCGAAACCGTATTATGATAGCCTGAGCACATCTGATCTGCGTGATATCAATCTGATTGACTCTGGACTCATTTCAATGCAGCTCATGCTTGTTGCCCGTGCTCATGGCTACGATACTAATCCTATGGCTGGTTACGATAAAGATCAAATCGCCGAGGTCTTTGGCCTAGATAAGGCCAGATTCCAGCCTGTCATGCTGATCTCCATCGGTAAAGCAGCCAAAGCAGGATATCCTTCCTATCGCCTCCCGGTTGATATGATTACAACTTGGGCTTGA